TTTCTTAGATTATCACTCGATTGAATTATTTTTAATAATTGTCCATTGATATTGAATATTTCTAATTGCGAGAGGTTAGTACTTGAAATTTCAATAAAATTACTAGAAGGGTTGGGAAATATTAAAATATCATCTGATTGCTCCACCAAATCAACATCGACCGTAAAATCGGACAATAACCGCTTCCAGACTCCATTTTGTTGAGTACCAGCGATTAAATAATTACCTGAAATTTCCAAATTAGTAACCCCTAAATCTTTCAATCCTTCGTTTATAGGAATCCAATTAACACCTTTATTATTTGAATAAAAGACGCCATTACATTCAGTCGCAATAAAAATTCTATTTTCAAAAATTTCAAAATCCTTTATAGAACAGAGGTTGCTAAGACCGAGTTTGGATCCAAACCAATTTAGACCTTTATCTCTTGAAATAAATACTCCATTACCAAAAGTAGAGGTTCCTGCATAGATGTTCTCGCTATCAATTAATAATGAAATTATATTATAATTACGAAGAACCGGTCCTGTCAATGTATCCCAGTTAGAAAAAGTATCGTCGCTTACATATAGTGAGCCGCTACCTCCCGCATAAATTTTATTCCCATCTAATTCCAAGGCAGTTACTGCTGTGGAAGTAGGATATGGTCTGACATCCTTCCAAGTTACTCCTTTATCTGGTGAAAAATACAAACCTCCAACTCCATAGCCTGCATAATATATATTGGTTCCTTTTAATTTGAGAATGGGAATGCCAAGCCAAGCGGGAATATTTAATTTCCTCCAATTAATTCCAGTATCTTCTGAAAGAAAAATTCCACCAATTCCTGCAGCGTAGATATTGTTACCATCAGATTCTATGGCTTCAATATCTGGGGGATCAATGTTATTGTTTTGATTTTTCTCAATATTGATTTCTTTGCAAGAATTTCCATCATTTGTAATTATATAAACCCTCCCATCGTAAGAACCTGCGAAAATTTTATCGCCTTCTGATGATAAGGAATTTACATAAGTGTCAGCAATTCCAATATTAGATGCGGCCCAATTTTCTCCTTTATTATCTGATATATTTATTCCTCCATCAGAGCCGGTTATTATCAGATTTCCTTTAATTATGATTGAATTTACATGGGTTCCTGTATGACCGGAACTCTTCCTTTCCCATTGAAATTCGTTTGATTTTAAAAGATATACACCGTCATTTGTGCCTGCATAAATATTATTTAAGTCTGCAGACAAGGAAAGAACAAACTTGTTAAACAATCCGTTATTGATAGGGGCCCAAGTGACTCCATTATTTTGTGAATAAAAAATACCACCGTCATTGACTCCGGCGGCATACAAATTACTTCCTCTATAGGTCAAGGCCTTTACGCCACTTACCGTTAAACCTGAATTCATAGCATTCCAACTAGCTCCATTATTTGTAGAAAGGAATACTCCACCCCAAGTACCTGCGAATAGACTACTATTTCTTTTAATAATTGAATTGACGTTTAAATTATTTAATCCGTTATTCAGACTATTCCAGTTACTACCATTGTTATTTGAAAAAAGGATTCCTTTTCCATTAGTTCCTGCATAAATTTGATTTCCATCAATCAAAATGGAATTTACACCTTCAATATTTTGCCCCAAATCCAGTTTAACCCAATTATCACCGCCATCTGATGATTTGAAAATTCCGTTAGATAAAGTTCCTGCATAAATATTTGAACCCTTAATTGCTATGGAGTTTATTCTTTTATTGGTTAAACCGTTATTTTTTTCTACCCACGTAATTCCTAAATCATTCGAAACAAAAACACCATTACTTATTGATCCAATGACAATAATATTTGCTTCCGAAGCAATGCAACGTATATCCTGTCCATATGGTCCATTGACCTGTTGCCATTGACTGAATAGCCAAAGTGATTGAAAACTAATTACTAAGATAAATAAATGTCGTGCTATCATTTTCATTTTGTTTAGAAGCAAAATTATCAGAAAATTACGAAATTAATAGATTTGGATTTCCAGACTATTTAATCTTTTTTAAAAAAAATTGGTATAAAAGTTAGGCGAAAATAAACTCTATCCAAGAGTTAGTCGAAGATATAACAATCAATCTAAAAAGCTAACTCATAAATGGGGATTAGGGGGATTTTTTGGTGCATCTAGAGCTTATCCGTTCATTTCTGGTGATTGGATGTTTAATATGGCTCTGGGGTTTGTAGCTGGCGGGGCAATAGCAAATATTTACGCAGGAACAGCTGGGTTAATTTTAGCGAGCAGATTTTTTCCTTCCCTCGCGGTTTTTTTAATACTTGATGCTTTTTTCTGTGGTCTCTCCGGCTTTAACGACAATCGTATAACTGCCGCTATGACCTTTGTGTTTTCCAAGGGTTTTAATGTGCACATCGTAAGTCCCGGGATTTAGAACAAACTTACTCGGGTTGGTTGTACTGGAAGTATAAGTCCTGTCTGTAGCGACATTTTTTCCTGAAGCTTTATCGTGAACATTCACAGTAGCATCAATGAGTTCATTGGTTTTTGTACTGACTTCGATGAATGCAATTCCACTTTCGAAATTTTGTGTAACCGGGGTGGTGCCATTCGATTTTACCCATACATCTTCGATTTCCATTAGAACATGTAAACCTTCAATCCCTAAGGCCTGGAAAGATACTTTGTAATGCCCTGCAGGAACTTCCATCTGTTTTGTTCTACCATAAGTTCTGGTACTGGCCATAATTTTACCAGATTTTTTGTCCATCATTTTTACCAACACATCCCAGGGTTTACCATTGTTTGTTGTGGTCACTTCTAAAATTCCTCCGTCAAAACTTATATTCCGGTGTCTGGTTGAATCAGTATTCATATCTAAAG
The DNA window shown above is from Saprospiraceae bacterium and carries:
- a CDS encoding T9SS type A sorting domain-containing protein, which translates into the protein MKMIARHLFILVISFQSLWLFSQWQQVNGPYGQDIRCIASEANIIVIGSISNGVFVSNDLGITWVEKNNGLTNKRINSIAIKGSNIYAGTLSNGIFKSSDGGDNWVKLDLGQNIEGVNSILIDGNQIYAGTNGKGILFSNNNGSNWNSLNNGLNNLNVNSIIKRNSSLFAGTWGGVFLSTNNGASWNAMNSGLTVSGVKALTYRGSNLYAAGVNDGGIFYSQNNGVTWAPINNGLFNKFVLSLSADLNNIYAGTNDGVYLLKSNEFQWERKSSGHTGTHVNSIIIKGNLIITGSDGGINISDNKGENWAASNIGIADTYVNSLSSEGDKIFAGSYDGRVYIITNDGNSCKEINIEKNQNNNIDPPDIEAIESDGNNIYAAGIGGIFLSEDTGINWRKLNIPAWLGIPILKLKGTNIYYAGYGVGGLYFSPDKGVTWKDVRPYPTSTAVTALELDGNKIYAGGSGSLYVSDDTFSNWDTLTGPVLRNYNIISLLIDSENIYAGTSTFGNGVFISRDKGLNWFGSKLGLSNLCSIKDFEIFENRIFIATECNGVFYSNNKGVNWIPINEGLKDLGVTNLEISGNYLIAGTQQNGVWKRLLSDFTVDVDLVEQSDDILIFPNPSSNFIEISSTNLSQLEIFNINGQLLKIIQSSDNLRKIFDISDIPNGINFIKVLKNNKIVFKKLIKI